The genome window ACCAACTGGGCGCTGCCGCGCCTGAGCGAGAAGCAGGTGCTGTACGCGGCCGACGACGCCCACGTGGCGCTCAAGATCTACCGCCACTGGTCGGCCAGCCGCGGCGGCTAAGCCGCCCCCGGGCCAACAGGGGCTGATGCCGAAGACATATGGGCATCGAATGTTGATCCACGTTATCATTCCCGCACCTTCCACGCCCGGAGTGACGCCATGAGCCTGTTCCGCTTCCTGCTGCCGCAGGCCGTCCTGCTGGCCGTGGCGCTCGCCGCCCCGCCGGCCCAGGCCCAGGCCCAGGCCCAGGCGCAGCAGACGGTGCCCGACACCCTGGCCCAGCGCCTGGTGGCCTGCACCTCCTGCCACGCCCGGGTCGACGCGCGCGGCAATCCGGTCAACGACGCCTACTTCCCCCGCATCGGCGGCAAGCCGGCCGGCTACCTCTACAACCAGCTGCTGAACTTCCGCGAGGGCCGGCGCCAGTATCCCCTGATGACCTACCTGGTCGACCACCTGCCGGACGACTACTTGCGCGAGATCGCCGGCTGGTTCGCCGCCCAGCATCCGCCCGCTCCCGCCCCGGCGCCCCTTGATGCCGCGCCCCGGCTGCTGGAGCGCGGCCGCCAGCTGGCCGTACAGGGCGACCCGGCGCGCAAGGTCCCGGCCTGCATGGCCTGCCACGGCCAGCGCCTGACCGGCGTCGAACCCGGGATTCCCGGTTTGCTCGGCCTGCCGCGCGACTACGTGAACGCCCAGTTCGGCGCCTGGCGCAACGGGCAGCGGCGCGCCCACGCCCCCGACTGCATGGCCGAGATCAGCGCCCGCCTCACGCTCGAGGACGTCAACGCGGTGTCCAGCTGGCTGGCGTCCCAGCCGGTGCCCGGCGACCCGCGCCCGGCCGCCGCTTCCACGCTCGCGCGCCCGCTGCCGCTGGCCTGCGGCAGCGCCGGAGACACGCCATGAAACGCCTCGTCCTCGCCCTCCTGATCCTGGTGGCCGCCGCCCTGGCCGCGGTCGCGATCTTCTGGCCGCGCGCCCAGCACGTCCCGTCCGCCTCGCCAGCCGCGTGGGCGCCCACGCCGGACAACATCGCGCGCGGCGCCTACCTGGCGCGCGCCGGCGACTGCATCGCCTGCCACACGGTGCGCGGCGGCCAGGCCTACGCCGGCGGGCGCGCCCTCGACACCCCCTTCGGCCGCCTGTACGGCCCCAACCTGACGCCCGACCGCGAGACCGGCATTGGCGCATGGAGCGCCGACGACTTCTGGAACGCCCTGCACAACGGCATCGGACGCGACGGCCGCCTGCTCTACCCGGCCTTCCCCTATACCAACTACACGCGCGTCACGCGCGCCGATTCCGACGCCCTCTACGCCTATTTCCGCAGCCTGGCCCCGGTGCGCCAGGCCAACCGGCCGCACGAACTGGACTTCCCCTACAACCAGCAAGCCGTGCTGGCCGGCTGGCGCCTACTCTACTTCCGGCCCCAGGTGTTCGCACCCCAGCCCGCGCGCGGCGCGCAATGGAACCGCGGCGCCTACCTGGTCGAGGGACTGGGACATTGCAGCGCCTGCCACAGCGAGCGCAACCGCCTGGGCGGGAGCAGCGACACCCTCTCGGGCGGCCTGATTCCGACCATCGGCTGGTATGCGCCCTCGCTGGCGGCCGGCAGCCAGGCCGGCATGAAGGACTGGGACAAGGCCGACATCGTGGCGCTGCTGGGCAGCGGCGTATCGCCGCGCGGCACCGCCACCGGGCCGATGGCCGAGGTGGTGGCGCGCAGCCTGCAGCACCTCAGCCAGGACGACCTGGGCGCCATGGCCGACTACCTGAAATCGCTGCCGGCGACCGACGCGCCGGCCGCGCCCTCGGGCGAGCCGGCCAGCCGCCAGGTGCTGGACCAGGGCCGGAACATCTACGAGGCCCGATGCGTGGACTGCCACGGCGCCGATGGCCAGGGCAAGGCGCCCGCCTATCCGCCGCTGGCCGGCAACCGCGCGGTGACCCTGACCCCGGCGGTGAACGCGATCCGCATCGTGCTCAACGGCGGCTTCCCGCCCGGGACCAGGGGCAATCCGCGCCCCTACGGCATGCCGCCCTACAGCCACGAGCTGGACGACGCCGAGGTGGCCGCCGTGCTCAGCTACGTGCGCGCCAGCTGGGGCAATGCGGCGCCGGGCGTCAGCGCCGCCGACGTCAACCGCTACCGCAGCGTGCCGCTCGACTAGCGCGGGCAGCCCGCCGGCGCGCGCCGCCAGAAGGCCAGGCGGGCGCCGAAGAACATCACGCCGATCCCCGACAGGATGCACAGCGCGGCCAGCAGCTTGGCCGCGCCGATGGTCTCGCCATAGGCCAGGTGAGAGGTGAGCAGGCCCGCCACCGGCACCAGCAGGGACAAGGGCGCGACCTGGCTCACCGGGTAGGTCTTCATCAGCGAATTCCATACCCAGTAGCCGAACAGGGTCGTCACCCAGGCCTGGAAGCCGATCGAGAACAGGGCCGCCGCGCCGGTCGCGTCGAGCAGGCGCGCGAAAGGCGCCGCGCCGCGCGCCCACAGGGTCAGGACCAGCAGGGCCAGGGTGGCGTAGGCGCAGGCCCAGACCAGGAAGGCGAACATGTCGGCCGGTTTCGCACGGCGCACGATCAGGTTGCACACGCTCCAGGCGAAGGCCGCCGCCACGATCAGCAGCAGGCCCGGGCGGCTCGCGCCCGGTTCGCCCACCGCCATGATCAGCGCCAGGCCCAGGCCGGCCAGGGCCATGCCCAGCCACTGCTGCCTGCCGATGCGTTCGCCCAACACCAGGCTGGCCAGGGCGATGGTGAAGAAGGCGCTCAATTGCAGCAGTAGCGAGGCCAGGCCGGCCGCGACGCCGGCATGGATGCCGAGGTTCACCAGGCCCCACAATCCGCCGCCGAACAGGGCGCCGTAGACCGCCACCCAGCGCATGCCGGAGGGGCGGGGCACGAACAGGATCAGGGGGAAGGCGCTCAGCGCGAAGCGCGCGCAGGCCAGCACGAAGGGATCGAGGTCGGCCAGGCCGAGCCGGATGACGGAGAAGTTGGCGCCCCAGATCGCGGTGACCAGGATGCCGAGCAGGAGGTGCTTCAATGCCATGGGAGGTGCTCTCGGGTTGCAGCGGGGGTCCCACTCTACGAAGCCGCGCGCCGGCGGTCCAATCACTTCCGCTTCCCCGCCCTCAGCAATCCTGAGGCCTGATGCCGGGACGGCGACACGGGTACAATCGTCCGGATTCGGCACCTCGAGAACGGAACCGCACCCCTATGGATATCCACCAGCTGAAGTCCCTGGTCACGATCGCGCGCTGCGGCACGGTGGCGCGCGCGGCCGAGCTGCTGCACCTGAGCCAGCCGGCGGTCAGCGCCCACGTCAAGCAACTGGAGGAGGAATTGCGGGTGCGCCTGTTCGAGCGCCACGCGCGCGGCATGAGCCTGACCGCCGCCGGCGAGGCGGTGTTCGCCCACGCCAGGCGCGCCCTGCATGCGGTCGACGCGATCCGCGACGAGGCCAATACCCTCAACGGCGAGGTGGCCGGCGAACTGGTGATCGGCACCGTCAACGAGCCGGCCTTCCTGCGCCTGCCGGCCTTCCTGCGCCACCTGCGCGAGGCCGCGCCCCAGGTCGCGATCTCGCTGGTCCAGGCCACCTCGGGGGCGGTGTTGAAGAACATCGAGGACGGCGTGTTCGACGCCGGCTACGTCGAAGGCCGCCTGGAAGGCCTGGACGTCGACGCCACCCTGCTGTTCCCGGTGGAGTTCGTGGTCGCCTACCCGGCCGCCTGGCAAGCGCGCGTCGAAGCGGGCGGCATTGCGGCGGCCCTCGCCCTGCCCTGGATCGGCACCTCGGACGACTGCTCCTTCCACAGGCTCACCAGCGCCCTGTTCGCCGCCCACGGGCGCAGCTTCGCGCCGGCCCTGCGCACCGACCAGGAAAGCCTGCTGCTGGAAATGGTCGGCCAGGAGGCCGGCCTGTCGCTGCTGCGGCGCGACATGCTGGAAGCCGGAGCGGGCGGCGCGGTGCGCGCGCTCGAAGGCGTGGTGGTCGAGGCGGGCATGTACTTCGTCTGCGCGCGCTCGCCCGCCAAGCCCGGCCTGCTGCGCGTGGCCCAGCGCGCGATGCGGCGCGCCTGGCCCGCCGGCCTCACATGAGCGAGACGGTGCTGGCCAGCCGGGCCGCCCCGCCGGCATACAGGCCCTCGATGCGCCCCGCGTCGTCGAACTGCAGCTCGACCACGATGCGCGAGGGAGACGGCGGCGACATCCAGGCGCCCTGCCGGATCAGGAGGCGCGGCTGGCTCACACCCAGGCGGTCGTGCAGGTAGCAGGCCAGCGGCCCGGCCGCCATTCCGGTCGCGGCTTCCTCCTCGATGCCGTAGTGCGGGGCGAACATGCGGGCGCTGGCCGCGAACTCGCCGCCGGTCGTGGCGAACACGTAGTAGCCGATCGCGCCAAATGCGACGCTGACCGCCGCGATCTCCGCCATGTCCGGCGCCAGCCCCGCCAGCAGCGCCTCGGTGCGCAGGTGGACCAGCACGAAGCGGTTGCCGGTGCCGACCACGCAGGGCGGCGCCGCCACCTGGGCCGGGTCCAGTCCGAGGCTGGCCAGGATGCGCGCGCCGCTCACGCCGGGCGCGAAGTCCGCTTCGTCGACATAGCTCGGCGCGAGCTGCTCCATGAAGGCCGCCTCCCCGCGCAGCACGATGCGGCGCAAGCCGTCGATGGTTTCCTTGGACGATTCCGGGCCGCGCACCAGGCCGCGCTGGGCCAGCAGCGCGAAGGCGGCGATGGTGGCGTGCCCGCAGTGGGCGATCTGGCGGGTGGGCGTGAAGAATTCCAGCTTCACCCCGGCCACCTGCGAACGCGAGACGAAGGCCGTTTCGGACAGGCCGACCAACTGCGCGATGCGCTGTTTTTCCTGGGCCGACAGGGCGTCGGCCTCCAGCACCACGCCGGCCGGATTGCCGCCCTGGTCGCCGTCGACGAAGGCGTTGACGATGTTGACGGTGTGCGCCATGTGCTCCTCCTGGTTCAAGACGAGCTGGCAGGGTAAGGCCGGCGCGCGCGCCGGTCCAATCAGGTTTGCGCGCCGGCCCCCGGTTTTCCTGAGGGGTGGGTCACACCATGTCGGCGAAGGCGACCCGGTCGGTGGTGGCGTTGCGCGCGTCCTCCACCCTCACCTTGTGCGCCGCGAGCAGCTGCTCGAGCGCCTGGTTCATGGTGTGGCAGCCGGGGTCGCGGCCGCTGTTCATGTGGGCGCGGATGCCGCCGATGTCGCCGCTCTCGAGCATGCGCATCACGGCCTGGCTCGGGGTCAGGCATTCGGTGGCCAGGTGGTAGCGGTTGCCTTCGCGCGAAGGCAGCAGCGCCTGGCACAGCACGCCGCGCAGTGCGTGCGCCAGGGCCTGGGACTGGGCGTCGGAGTTGCCGAGCAGGCGCAGCATCTTCTGCAGCCCCAGCTCGGTCGAGCGCGCGTGCAGGGTGGCCAGCACCAGCGGGCCCGATTCGGCCAGCGCCAGCGCCTCCTGGGCGGTCTGGGCGTCGCGGATCTCGCCGATCATGATCACGTCGGGACGCTCGCGCAGCGCGTCCAGGGCGCCCAGGTAGTAGCTCTCGACGTCGCCGTCCACGCCCACTTCGCGCTGGGTGATGATGCACTTGCGCTGCGGGATCAGGGTCTCGACCGGGTCCTCGATGGTGATGATGTGGCCCGAGCGCTGCTTGTTGATCTCGTCCAGGATCGAAGCCATGGTGGTCGACTTGCCCTGGCAGGTGTCGCCGATGATCAGGACCAGGCCCGAGCTCAGGCGCGCGAACTCGCGCTCGTCGTCCCACAGGCCCAGGTCGGCCAGCGGCAGCGGCTCCTTGGGGAAGCGGCGGATCACGCAGCCCAGGCGCTTGCGGCCCTGGAAGTGGAAGCAGTTGGCGCGGATGCGCGCCGTGTGCAGGTCGATCGAGCGGTCGAAGGCGCGCACCGCGATGCGCTCGTTCCAGTTCGGCTCGATCACGTCGAAGAACTCTTCCAGCTCTTCCTTCGTGATCGGCGAATCGGTCACCGCCACCAGGCCCTTGGGCTGGCGCAGCATGAGCGGGCTGTTCTGGTGAATGATGATGTCCGAGAACACCAGCTTCGAGTTCAGCAGGTGCAGGATCTGCTCGACCAGGGTGCCGAACACCGGATGGTCTTCGTTTTCGATGTACGAGAGAGTGGGGATCTGCGAGGACTGGTGATATTCCATCTGGCCGGGCCGGTAAATGAACGTGAACGATTCATTATAAAACCAGCACCGGTCAAAAATTGCAATATCGAAATTAAAATTGCTTAGCGTCCCATGCTTGCAACGATGCGGTCACCGAACAGGGTGATCGCCACGCCCGCCACCACCACCAGGGCGCCCGCCATGCGCACCGGCGACACCTTGCGCGCGGCCATCTGGATCAGGCCGAAGTGATCGATCGCCATCGAGGTCAGCAACTGGCCGGCGATCACCAGTACGACCAGGCTCAGCAGGCCGATGCGGGGGGCGAGGAACACGGTGCCGAACACGAAGGCCGCGCCCAGGAAGCCGCCCGCGAATTTCCACAGCGGCACGCTGGGCAGGGCCGCCAGGGTGGCGCCCAGCCCGCCCTTGGCGAGGGCGGCGAGGCACAGCACCAGGGTGCCGCAACCGAAGGACACCAGGGCGGCGACCACGGAGTTGGCGCCGATCGCGGACGCCAGTTGGCTGTTGACGGCCGCCTGCACCGAAATCGCGATGCCGACGCAAAAAGCCGCCAGGAAGAGAATGAGGTTCATGCTAGTGCTCCATCCGGCTGTTGCCGGAGCGAAAAGTGCACGATTCTAGTGCAAACGCCGCCAGGCTGCACGACGGCCTGTCCCCCCATCCTGCATTCTGGACCGCGAGCCCTGCGCTTCGTCGCAAACGCCTCCCCTGCTTGCGGACGGCTGGGTAGCATGGCCTCAATCATACTTGCATCCGAGGAGAGCTTCCATGAACAACCTTTCCACCCTGTCGCGTTCGCCCGTCCTGCGCTCCCTGCTGCTGGCCCTGGCCCTGGCCGGCGCCGCCGTCCCGGTCAGCGCCGGTCCCTGGCCTTTCGGCGGCGAGCAGGTCGAGGGCAGCGGCAGCATCAAGCGCCAGGCGCGCCAGGTCCAGCATTTCACCGGCGTGGCAATGGAAATGCCGGGCAAGCTCGAACTGCGCATGGGCAGCACCGAAGGCGTCACGGTCGAGGCGGACGACAACCTGCTGCCGCTGATCGAGACCGTGGTCGAGGATGGGGTGCTGCGGGTGCGCCCGTCCAAGCGCAACCTCAGCCTGCGCACCCGCAACCTGCGCGTGGTGGTGAACGCGCGCGAGATCGATCGCCTGTCGCTGGGCGGCTCGGGCAGCATCGAGGCCGACGCCCTGCGCAGCCCGCGCCTGCATGTCGACCTGGGCGGCTCGGGCAAGATCAACGTGCGCGGCATCGAGAGCGACACCGTATCGATCAGCCTGGGCGGCAGCGGCGGCTTCCAGGCCGACGGCGGGACGGCGCGCAAGGTCTCGGTGTCGATCGGGGGTTCCGGGAATGTCGACCTGGGCAAGGTGCAGGCCGACAATGTGAGCGTCAGCGTGGGCGGCTCGGGCGACGTGACGGTGTGGGCGCGCGAGGCGCTGAGCCTGTCGATCGCCGGCTCGGGGGATGTGCGTTACTACGGCGATCCGCGGGTCAGCAAATCGATCGCCGGCTCGGGGGATGCGCGCCGCCTGGCGGCGGCGCCGCGCTGAGTGCTCCGGGGCCCGCCGC of Massilia sp. KIM contains these proteins:
- a CDS encoding c-type cytochrome translates to MSLFRFLLPQAVLLAVALAAPPAQAQAQAQAQQTVPDTLAQRLVACTSCHARVDARGNPVNDAYFPRIGGKPAGYLYNQLLNFREGRRQYPLMTYLVDHLPDDYLREIAGWFAAQHPPAPAPAPLDAAPRLLERGRQLAVQGDPARKVPACMACHGQRLTGVEPGIPGLLGLPRDYVNAQFGAWRNGQRRAHAPDCMAEISARLTLEDVNAVSSWLASQPVPGDPRPAAASTLARPLPLACGSAGDTP
- a CDS encoding cytochrome c produces the protein MKRLVLALLILVAAALAAVAIFWPRAQHVPSASPAAWAPTPDNIARGAYLARAGDCIACHTVRGGQAYAGGRALDTPFGRLYGPNLTPDRETGIGAWSADDFWNALHNGIGRDGRLLYPAFPYTNYTRVTRADSDALYAYFRSLAPVRQANRPHELDFPYNQQAVLAGWRLLYFRPQVFAPQPARGAQWNRGAYLVEGLGHCSACHSERNRLGGSSDTLSGGLIPTIGWYAPSLAAGSQAGMKDWDKADIVALLGSGVSPRGTATGPMAEVVARSLQHLSQDDLGAMADYLKSLPATDAPAAPSGEPASRQVLDQGRNIYEARCVDCHGADGQGKAPAYPPLAGNRAVTLTPAVNAIRIVLNGGFPPGTRGNPRPYGMPPYSHELDDAEVAAVLSYVRASWGNAAPGVSAADVNRYRSVPLD
- a CDS encoding EamA family transporter, which encodes MALKHLLLGILVTAIWGANFSVIRLGLADLDPFVLACARFALSAFPLILFVPRPSGMRWVAVYGALFGGGLWGLVNLGIHAGVAAGLASLLLQLSAFFTIALASLVLGERIGRQQWLGMALAGLGLALIMAVGEPGASRPGLLLIVAAAFAWSVCNLIVRRAKPADMFAFLVWACAYATLALLVLTLWARGAAPFARLLDATGAAALFSIGFQAWVTTLFGYWVWNSLMKTYPVSQVAPLSLLVPVAGLLTSHLAYGETIGAAKLLAALCILSGIGVMFFGARLAFWRRAPAGCPR
- a CDS encoding LysR family transcriptional regulator → MDIHQLKSLVTIARCGTVARAAELLHLSQPAVSAHVKQLEEELRVRLFERHARGMSLTAAGEAVFAHARRALHAVDAIRDEANTLNGEVAGELVIGTVNEPAFLRLPAFLRHLREAAPQVAISLVQATSGAVLKNIEDGVFDAGYVEGRLEGLDVDATLLFPVEFVVAYPAAWQARVEAGGIAAALALPWIGTSDDCSFHRLTSALFAAHGRSFAPALRTDQESLLLEMVGQEAGLSLLRRDMLEAGAGGAVRALEGVVVEAGMYFVCARSPAKPGLLRVAQRAMRRAWPAGLT
- a CDS encoding PhzF family phenazine biosynthesis protein, which translates into the protein MAHTVNIVNAFVDGDQGGNPAGVVLEADALSAQEKQRIAQLVGLSETAFVSRSQVAGVKLEFFTPTRQIAHCGHATIAAFALLAQRGLVRGPESSKETIDGLRRIVLRGEAAFMEQLAPSYVDEADFAPGVSGARILASLGLDPAQVAAPPCVVGTGNRFVLVHLRTEALLAGLAPDMAEIAAVSVAFGAIGYYVFATTGGEFAASARMFAPHYGIEEEAATGMAAGPLACYLHDRLGVSQPRLLIRQGAWMSPPSPSRIVVELQFDDAGRIEGLYAGGAARLASTVSLM
- a CDS encoding type IV pilus twitching motility protein PilT, with the translated sequence MEYHQSSQIPTLSYIENEDHPVFGTLVEQILHLLNSKLVFSDIIIHQNSPLMLRQPKGLVAVTDSPITKEELEEFFDVIEPNWNERIAVRAFDRSIDLHTARIRANCFHFQGRKRLGCVIRRFPKEPLPLADLGLWDDEREFARLSSGLVLIIGDTCQGKSTTMASILDEINKQRSGHIITIEDPVETLIPQRKCIITQREVGVDGDVESYYLGALDALRERPDVIMIGEIRDAQTAQEALALAESGPLVLATLHARSTELGLQKMLRLLGNSDAQSQALAHALRGVLCQALLPSREGNRYHLATECLTPSQAVMRMLESGDIGGIRAHMNSGRDPGCHTMNQALEQLLAAHKVRVEDARNATTDRVAFADMV
- a CDS encoding DMT family transporter produces the protein MNLILFLAAFCVGIAISVQAAVNSQLASAIGANSVVAALVSFGCGTLVLCLAALAKGGLGATLAALPSVPLWKFAGGFLGAAFVFGTVFLAPRIGLLSLVVLVIAGQLLTSMAIDHFGLIQMAARKVSPVRMAGALVVVAGVAITLFGDRIVASMGR
- a CDS encoding head GIN domain-containing protein, producing MNNLSTLSRSPVLRSLLLALALAGAAVPVSAGPWPFGGEQVEGSGSIKRQARQVQHFTGVAMEMPGKLELRMGSTEGVTVEADDNLLPLIETVVEDGVLRVRPSKRNLSLRTRNLRVVVNAREIDRLSLGGSGSIEADALRSPRLHVDLGGSGKINVRGIESDTVSISLGGSGGFQADGGTARKVSVSIGGSGNVDLGKVQADNVSVSVGGSGDVTVWAREALSLSIAGSGDVRYYGDPRVSKSIAGSGDARRLAAAPR